From a region of the Synergistaceae bacterium genome:
- a CDS encoding rod shape-determining protein: MFGTDIGIDLGTATILIFEKKRGVVLREPSVVAVDLDTGNILAVGYEAKNMVGRTPGSIVSVRPLRDGVIADYSMTEAMLQHFMRRVTRGWDRFFKNRAMICVPSGATDVERRAVLEAALEVGAREAYLIEEPMAAAIGANLNVEEARGKMVVDIGGGTTDIAVISLGGVVVSKSLRIGGDKFDEGIMRYLRRQYNLAIGEQTAENLKIMIGTCIPLEEDLRMVIKGRDLVQGLPRQIEVSSSAVNMAIGEMVQTVVDGVRNVLELTPPELSADIIDRGIVLTGGGSLLKGLTELITQQTGITCFTAENPMECVALGTGKALAEIDRLRGSGRSGLLFNAQRGRKRSKY, from the coding sequence ATGTTCGGAACGGATATCGGGATTGACCTCGGGACGGCTACAATCCTCATTTTTGAGAAAAAACGGGGGGTGGTTCTCAGGGAACCGTCCGTGGTCGCCGTCGACCTCGACACCGGAAATATCCTCGCTGTGGGATACGAGGCAAAGAACATGGTGGGACGTACGCCGGGCAGTATCGTTTCCGTGCGCCCCCTGAGAGACGGCGTTATTGCGGACTATTCCATGACCGAGGCGATGCTTCAGCATTTCATGCGCCGTGTCACGCGGGGCTGGGATCGTTTTTTCAAAAACCGGGCGATGATCTGTGTTCCCTCGGGAGCCACCGATGTGGAGCGCCGGGCCGTTCTGGAAGCCGCGCTGGAGGTGGGGGCCAGGGAGGCCTATCTGATCGAAGAGCCCATGGCCGCCGCCATCGGAGCCAACCTCAACGTGGAGGAAGCCCGGGGCAAAATGGTGGTGGACATCGGGGGAGGAACCACGGACATCGCCGTCATATCACTGGGGGGCGTCGTGGTTTCGAAATCCCTTCGCATTGGCGGCGACAAGTTTGACGAGGGGATCATGCGCTATCTCCGGCGTCAGTACAACCTGGCCATCGGGGAGCAGACGGCGGAAAACCTCAAGATCATGATCGGGACCTGCATCCCTCTGGAGGAAGATTTACGCATGGTGATCAAGGGCCGGGACCTCGTTCAGGGGCTGCCCCGTCAGATCGAAGTCTCCAGTTCCGCCGTGAATATGGCCATCGGAGAGATGGTTCAGACGGTGGTCGATGGGGTACGTAACGTTTTGGAGCTAACGCCCCCGGAACTTTCAGCCGATATTATCGACAGGGGGATCGTGCTTACGGGGGGAGGCTCTCTTCTGAAGGGTCTGACGGAGTTGATCACCCAGCAGACGGGAATCACCTGCTTTACGGCGGAGAACCCCATGGAGTGCGTCGCTTTGGGAACTGGAAAGGCGCTGGCCGAAATCGACCGGCTTCGCGGCTCGGGGCGCAGCGGCCTTCTTTTCAATGCCCAGAGAGGCAGGAAACGCAGCAAATATTGA
- the truA gene encoding tRNA pseudouridine(38-40) synthase TruA: MKYAARVAYTGTRYAGWQRQPDALGVQQVLEEALQKLSRLPVKVAGAGRTDGGVHAVGQVASFTLDRVWEPERLIMAANAHLPPDVALMEARGVEDDFHARRSALWREYRYFVWHGKSCLPQLREFVWWRKRFWNDEKIRAACRLLEGRHDFRAFCRASECPEDSFRTLSRLRYKRWGDLSLIVVRAPSFLMNMVRIIVGNLDRIGQEKESPAWLEGLLEGKGREFSAQTAPASGLYFWCAGYEKFSFSGGRRFGCRCCGV; this comes from the coding sequence GTGAAATACGCAGCGAGAGTGGCCTACACGGGGACGCGTTACGCGGGGTGGCAGCGTCAGCCCGATGCGCTGGGAGTCCAGCAGGTCCTGGAGGAAGCTCTGCAGAAACTTTCCCGTCTTCCGGTGAAGGTGGCGGGGGCCGGGCGCACGGATGGAGGCGTTCACGCGGTGGGGCAGGTGGCGTCCTTTACCCTGGATCGGGTCTGGGAGCCGGAACGCCTGATTATGGCGGCCAACGCCCATCTGCCGCCGGACGTGGCCCTGATGGAGGCCCGCGGGGTGGAGGACGACTTTCACGCGCGGCGCAGCGCCTTGTGGCGGGAATATCGTTATTTTGTCTGGCACGGAAAAAGCTGTCTCCCTCAGTTGAGGGAATTTGTGTGGTGGCGGAAACGTTTTTGGAACGATGAAAAAATACGGGCCGCCTGCAGGCTCCTGGAGGGACGGCATGACTTTCGGGCTTTCTGCAGAGCGTCGGAATGTCCGGAAGACAGCTTCCGTACGCTGTCCCGGCTGCGCTACAAAAGATGGGGCGATTTGTCTCTGATCGTGGTGCGGGCTCCGTCTTTTTTGATGAATATGGTGCGTATAATAGTGGGTAATCTCGACAGAATCGGCCAGGAAAAAGAGTCTCCTGCCTGGCTGGAAGGACTGCTCGAGGGAAAAGGACGTGAATTTTCAGCCCAAACGGCGCCCGCGTCCGGGTTGTATTTCTGGTGCGCGGGCTATGAAAAATTCTCTTTTTCAGGTGGTCGACGCTTCGGCTGCCGGTGTTGCGGGGTCTGA
- the rpsK gene encoding 30S ribosomal protein S11, protein MAKRTVRKGKKREKKNINYGVAHIYSTFNNTIMCISDKGGNVLSWASGGNVGFKGTRKSTPFAAQIAAQQVAKGAQEHGVQEIDVIVRGPGPGRESAIRSLQAAGLQVNQIKDTTPIPHNGCRPPKRRRV, encoded by the coding sequence GTGGCTAAGAGGACTGTTCGTAAGGGCAAAAAACGTGAGAAGAAGAACATAAATTATGGAGTGGCGCATATTTATTCGACGTTCAACAACACGATCATGTGCATCAGCGACAAGGGCGGAAACGTTCTGTCCTGGGCCAGCGGGGGCAACGTCGGGTTCAAGGGAACGCGTAAATCCACTCCGTTTGCCGCACAGATCGCGGCCCAGCAGGTGGCAAAGGGAGCTCAGGAGCACGGGGTGCAGGAGATCGACGTCATTGTCCGGGGCCCTGGTCCCGGCCGTGAATCTGCCATCCGTTCGTTGCAGGCGGCGGGCCTTCAGGTGAATCAGATCAAGGATACGACCCCTATTCCTCATAACGGCTGCCGACCGCCCAAGCGACGCCGCGTGTAG
- a CDS encoding DNA-directed RNA polymerase subunit alpha, protein MLETLEEILRPETIEIIKEESNTVTRGRLTIEPLERGYGMTLGNALRRVLLSSIGGAAITSVRMEGVLHEFSTVPGVREDVIEILMNLKHVPVRSLAKEVRMLHLDLEGPANVTAKDIQVDSEIEFVDPDVKICTLEEGSHLSMDLYVEQGMGYLSSERPRPTYLPVDALLTDAVFSPVLRVNYEVEAARVGQRTDYERLILDVWTNGIVTPEAAVCEAAQILNSYFGHVVSKLEVRDDRGADKEGGAVSPAETEPSLIRKSGVGEPEFLARPVRDLELSIRSENCLLRGGIHTIGDLLQKSKDDLLKIRNLGKISLKEIGDRLDAAGLRLRDKKEAARTPKEDKIP, encoded by the coding sequence ATGTTGGAAACGTTAGAAGAAATTCTGCGGCCTGAAACAATTGAAATAATCAAAGAAGAAAGCAACACGGTGACCCGGGGACGCCTGACCATTGAACCGCTTGAGCGCGGCTACGGCATGACCCTGGGTAACGCGTTGCGTCGGGTTTTGCTGTCCTCCATCGGAGGGGCTGCCATTACCTCCGTCCGGATGGAGGGAGTTCTGCACGAGTTCAGTACCGTCCCGGGCGTGCGGGAGGATGTCATTGAGATTTTGATGAACCTGAAGCACGTTCCGGTTCGTTCGCTGGCCAAAGAGGTGCGTATGCTGCATCTGGACCTGGAAGGCCCGGCGAACGTAACGGCAAAGGACATTCAGGTCGACAGCGAAATCGAATTTGTCGATCCGGATGTAAAAATCTGTACGCTGGAAGAAGGTTCTCATCTCTCCATGGATCTGTACGTGGAGCAGGGGATGGGGTACCTCTCCTCGGAGCGCCCGCGGCCGACGTACCTTCCTGTGGACGCGCTGCTGACCGACGCCGTTTTTTCTCCCGTGCTTCGGGTGAACTACGAAGTGGAAGCGGCGCGGGTGGGACAGAGGACGGACTATGAACGTCTGATCCTCGATGTGTGGACGAACGGAATCGTGACTCCCGAGGCCGCTGTCTGCGAGGCCGCCCAGATTCTCAACTCGTATTTCGGCCACGTGGTTTCGAAGCTGGAGGTTCGGGACGACCGCGGCGCGGACAAGGAGGGCGGAGCAGTTTCCCCGGCGGAGACGGAGCCCTCGCTCATCCGGAAATCCGGGGTTGGAGAACCGGAGTTTCTGGCTCGTCCCGTGCGAGACCTGGAGCTCTCCATTCGCAGTGAAAACTGCCTGTTGCGCGGAGGAATTCATACGATAGGAGATCTGCTTCAGAAGTCGAAGGACGATCTTCTTAAAATTCGTAATTTGGGTAAAATTTCCCTGAAAGAAATAGGGGACAGGCTCGATGCCGCGGGGCTCAGACTTCGCGACAAAAAGGAAGCCGCAAGGACACCGAAGGAGGATAAAATCCCATGA
- the rpsM gene encoding 30S ribosomal protein S13, producing the protein MARIAGVDIPREKRVEIALTYIFGIGLPSAQKILAKTGVNPDTRVKDLTEEDTQKLRREIEDNYRVEGDLRREVSMNIKRLIDIGCYRGIRHKLGLPVRGQRTKTNARTRKGPRRTVANKKMAGK; encoded by the coding sequence ATGGCTCGTATAGCGGGAGTGGACATCCCCAGAGAAAAACGCGTGGAGATTGCTCTGACGTATATTTTCGGAATTGGTCTGCCCTCAGCGCAGAAAATTCTGGCGAAAACAGGAGTAAATCCCGATACGAGGGTGAAGGATCTGACGGAAGAGGATACCCAGAAACTTCGCCGCGAGATTGAGGATAACTACAGAGTCGAAGGCGACCTCCGGCGTGAGGTGTCCATGAACATCAAGCGCCTCATCGACATCGGCTGCTACAGAGGAATTCGTCATAAACTGGGACTTCCCGTTCGGGGGCAGAGGACGAAAACGAATGCCAGAACCCGCAAGGGCCCGCGGCGTACCGTCGCCAACAAGAAGATGGCCGGCAAGTAA
- a CDS encoding KOW domain-containing RNA-binding protein has product MKKSPDEYRVGQVVISKRGKDVGHIYVIAGFLAKNRLALVDTKHFSVSRPKSKNPRHIQTTRRFLDAETMASIEKGREIDHEELRRFLRTSEESV; this is encoded by the coding sequence ATGAAAAAATCGCCGGACGAATATCGAGTGGGGCAGGTTGTTATCTCGAAGAGGGGTAAAGATGTCGGGCATATATACGTGATTGCAGGATTTTTGGCCAAAAACAGGCTGGCGCTGGTGGACACGAAGCATTTCAGCGTTTCCCGGCCCAAGTCTAAAAATCCCCGCCATATCCAGACGACGCGGCGTTTTCTCGACGCGGAAACGATGGCGTCCATCGAAAAGGGCAGGGAAATCGATCACGAAGAGTTGCGGCGTTTTTTGAGGACCTCGGAAGAAAGCGTATGA
- a CDS encoding ATP-binding cassette domain-containing protein, with amino-acid sequence MGTPFDPVILLKAADFAYDGDKRVLKGISLEVARGERLVILGHNGSGKSTLVKILGALQNPSQGACFICGCDVSKASFAEIHRKVSVVFQNPETQIVGAVVEDDVAFAPENQGLPSAEIQRRVSWALEKVGLLHKRSALSSTLSGGEKQRLALAGALAADFECLVLDEPTAMLDPEGRLEVEKVLRDIHVSGKTIIQVTHRLEDLRDAERVLVLSHGEWAWEGRREEFGEVAESLGFELPPLSVLESRLASRGVTFSPPAAEPAAEAIAAAFSGSFAASEKTEETPRARESEPPFFEVRGLSCSFNPSTPLEMKVLEDVSCLAPSGGWLSVLGRTGSGKSTLIQHLNGICKIQSGEILIEGLALPQSGEELRNLRRRVGLVFQMPETQLFSSTVREELSFAPRNWGFSESETGSLVEEALAGVGLSESYLERNPLLLSGGERRLVAIASVLSARPECIVLDEPTAGLDEVFRKKILSLLDGLRKSGVTVVTVTHDFDMALEYSDRLLLLSDGLRLYEGGVRGILPVLSEMEKCMAPEILQLSGLLRRRGLNVPLTWKADELWQVLSPGL; translated from the coding sequence TTGGGTACTCCGTTCGACCCCGTCATTCTCCTGAAGGCGGCAGATTTTGCATACGACGGCGACAAACGGGTTTTGAAGGGGATTTCTCTGGAAGTTGCAAGAGGCGAACGTCTTGTTATCCTGGGTCACAACGGTTCCGGAAAATCGACTCTCGTGAAGATTTTAGGCGCTCTGCAAAACCCTTCGCAGGGCGCCTGTTTTATTTGCGGCTGCGATGTTTCGAAGGCGTCTTTCGCCGAGATCCACAGGAAGGTGAGCGTCGTTTTCCAGAATCCCGAGACTCAGATCGTGGGGGCCGTGGTGGAGGACGACGTGGCCTTCGCGCCGGAAAATCAGGGGCTTCCCTCCGCCGAAATCCAGCGGAGGGTCTCCTGGGCGCTGGAAAAAGTGGGGCTGCTCCACAAACGATCCGCCCTTTCTTCCACTCTTTCGGGAGGGGAAAAACAGCGTCTGGCCCTTGCGGGAGCCCTTGCGGCCGATTTCGAGTGCCTCGTTCTGGACGAGCCGACCGCAATGCTGGACCCGGAGGGCCGCCTGGAAGTGGAGAAAGTGCTGCGGGACATCCACGTTTCGGGAAAGACGATCATTCAGGTGACGCACCGTTTGGAGGACCTGCGGGATGCGGAGCGGGTTCTGGTTCTGTCTCACGGAGAGTGGGCCTGGGAAGGACGCCGGGAGGAGTTTGGAGAGGTTGCGGAGTCTTTGGGATTCGAGCTTCCTCCTCTTTCCGTTCTGGAGAGTCGCCTCGCCTCCAGGGGAGTGACCTTTTCCCCTCCTGCGGCGGAGCCCGCCGCTGAAGCCATCGCCGCGGCTTTCTCCGGGAGCTTCGCCGCTTCGGAAAAAACGGAGGAGACGCCCCGGGCGCGGGAATCGGAGCCTCCCTTTTTTGAAGTCCGCGGTCTGAGCTGCAGTTTCAACCCGTCCACCCCCCTGGAAATGAAGGTTTTGGAGGACGTCTCCTGCCTCGCGCCCTCGGGAGGGTGGCTGTCCGTTCTGGGGCGCACCGGAAGCGGGAAATCCACTTTGATCCAGCATTTGAACGGTATCTGCAAAATTCAGTCCGGCGAGATTCTGATCGAGGGTCTGGCTCTGCCTCAGTCCGGCGAGGAGCTTCGAAACCTGCGCCGAAGGGTGGGTCTGGTGTTTCAGATGCCGGAGACGCAGCTTTTTTCCTCCACCGTTCGCGAGGAACTTTCCTTTGCGCCGCGAAACTGGGGGTTTTCGGAGTCGGAGACGGGATCTCTCGTCGAAGAGGCCCTGGCCGGCGTGGGGTTGAGCGAGAGTTATCTGGAGCGCAACCCTCTGCTTCTCTCCGGAGGAGAGCGCCGTCTCGTGGCCATCGCCTCCGTTCTTTCCGCCAGGCCGGAGTGCATTGTGCTGGACGAGCCCACGGCGGGCCTGGACGAGGTTTTTCGTAAAAAAATTCTGTCCCTTCTGGATGGGCTTCGCAAATCGGGCGTTACCGTCGTCACCGTGACTCACGATTTTGACATGGCTCTGGAGTACAGCGACCGGCTGCTGCTTCTGTCCGACGGGCTGCGGTTGTATGAAGGCGGGGTTCGCGGAATTCTGCCAGTGTTGTCTGAAATGGAAAAATGTATGGCGCCGGAGATTTTACAGCTCTCCGGCCTGCTGCGCCGCCGAGGACTGAACGTGCCGCTGACCTGGAAGGCGGACGAGCTCTGGCAGGTTCTGTCCCCTGGGCTTTGA
- the rplQ gene encoding 50S ribosomal protein L17, which produces MRHRMDHRTLGRYGSHRMMMLSNMAASLFLNGQIRTTVTRARELRRVAEKLITRARGGSIHDRRIVRSRMQHKEAALKLFSELAPRYASFDKGGYTRIVKLGNRIGDGAPMAILQLIEK; this is translated from the coding sequence ATGAGACACCGCATGGATCACAGAACGCTCGGACGATACGGCAGTCACAGAATGATGATGCTGTCCAACATGGCAGCCAGTCTTTTTCTGAACGGCCAAATCCGGACCACCGTAACCCGAGCCAGAGAGTTGAGGCGCGTGGCGGAAAAACTCATCACCCGCGCCCGGGGAGGGTCCATTCACGACCGTCGCATCGTCCGCTCCCGTATGCAGCACAAAGAGGCGGCCCTCAAGCTTTTTTCGGAGCTGGCGCCCAGATACGCGTCTTTTGACAAGGGCGGTTACACGCGTATCGTCAAGCTGGGCAATCGCATTGGGGACGGCGCTCCCATGGCCATCCTCCAGTTGATAGAAAAATAA
- a CDS encoding energy-coupling factor transporter transmembrane protein EcfT, with protein sequence MALSFTSPVMGQYVPLKSPVHELDPRAKLFLLVAILFTIFFSGDFLSLTLCAAAFLGIARLARLPARLLARSCRPVFFLAIFTFIFNFVTGWQGEGLSPAGHALGTALLAVTRFLLLVLFAVLLPLTTAPLELADGLEALLSPLARFGVPAHECAMMMSVALRFIPLLMEETDRIVKAQVSRGARLDQGGFLQRMMAFFPVLIPLFVIIFRRAEELALAMEARGYRGGTGRTRRTPLVWKKSDTGATIFTMLTIFGFMLLRTFVLRRIFP encoded by the coding sequence ATGGCCTTGTCTTTTACGTCTCCTGTCATGGGACAGTACGTTCCGCTGAAGTCTCCCGTACATGAACTGGATCCCCGGGCAAAACTGTTTCTGCTGGTGGCGATCCTGTTCACGATCTTTTTTTCGGGAGATTTTCTGTCGCTGACGCTTTGCGCCGCGGCTTTTCTGGGGATCGCGCGGCTTGCCCGGCTGCCCGCCCGGCTGCTGGCTCGTTCCTGCCGTCCCGTTTTTTTTCTCGCGATTTTTACCTTTATTTTCAACTTTGTCACCGGCTGGCAGGGAGAGGGCCTGTCTCCGGCGGGGCACGCTCTGGGGACGGCGCTTCTGGCAGTCACCCGTTTTCTGCTGCTGGTGCTTTTCGCCGTCCTTTTGCCCCTGACGACGGCGCCTTTGGAACTGGCGGACGGCCTGGAGGCTCTTTTGTCGCCCCTCGCCCGATTCGGAGTGCCGGCTCACGAGTGCGCGATGATGATGAGCGTGGCTTTACGCTTCATTCCTCTGCTGATGGAGGAAACCGACCGCATCGTCAAGGCTCAGGTATCCCGGGGAGCCCGCCTCGATCAGGGCGGTTTCCTGCAGCGGATGATGGCTTTTTTCCCCGTTCTCATTCCTCTTTTCGTGATCATTTTCAGGAGGGCGGAAGAACTGGCTCTGGCGATGGAGGCGCGGGGGTATCGGGGAGGAACCGGGCGCACGCGGCGGACTCCGCTGGTCTGGAAAAAAAGTGATACAGGCGCTACAATTTTTACCATGCTGACAATTTTTGGTTTTATGCTGTTGCGTACTTTCGTTCTTCGGAGGATTTTTCCGTGA
- the rpmJ gene encoding 50S ribosomal protein L36, whose translation MKVRPSVKPICEFCRVVRRGGVVRIICSRDQRHKQRQGVRR comes from the coding sequence ATGAAAGTCAGACCGTCGGTAAAGCCGATATGTGAATTTTGCCGTGTGGTGAGGCGCGGTGGCGTTGTGCGGATCATCTGCAGCCGGGATCAGCGTCACAAGCAGCGCCAGGGAGTGAGGAGGTAA
- the infA gene encoding translation initiation factor IF-1, which yields MANKETSGKEEVIEAKGVVSEPLPNAMFRVELENGHKLLAHVSGKMRMHFIRILPGDRVLVEISPYDLTRGRIIYRYK from the coding sequence ATGGCAAATAAGGAAACGTCAGGGAAGGAAGAAGTGATAGAGGCCAAGGGCGTGGTGTCGGAACCTCTTCCCAACGCCATGTTTCGCGTGGAGCTGGAAAACGGGCATAAACTTTTGGCTCATGTATCGGGCAAGATGCGAATGCATTTTATTCGAATACTTCCGGGAGATCGGGTTTTGGTTGAAATTTCTCCTTATGATTTAACGCGGGGGAGAATTATTTACAGGTATAAATAG
- the map gene encoding type I methionyl aminopeptidase, with amino-acid sequence MVYLKTEEEIVLMRKAGKVVADILDALRETVRPGVSTAELDRVAEKYIELSGGTAAFKGYRPFHAAVPFPGTVCASVNEEIVHGIPSDGRILAEGDIVSVDVGVCLEGYYGDAACTYPVGTIDVGRKKLLRVTEEALNLALAAVKTGNTVGDVGYAVESYVLGQGFGIVRDYTGHGVGKKLHEAPQVPNFGKPGRGVTLQCGMTLAIEPMVMAGKEQVAIGSDEWVVVTADGSDAAHFERSIVVTDDGPEILTPWISRLD; translated from the coding sequence ATGGTATATCTTAAGACGGAAGAAGAAATCGTGCTGATGCGCAAAGCGGGAAAAGTGGTTGCCGATATCCTCGATGCGCTCAGAGAAACGGTTCGCCCGGGAGTTTCCACCGCCGAACTGGATCGGGTGGCGGAAAAATATATTGAACTTTCGGGGGGAACCGCGGCATTTAAAGGGTATCGGCCTTTTCACGCGGCTGTTCCCTTTCCGGGTACGGTGTGCGCCTCGGTGAACGAGGAGATTGTTCACGGTATTCCCAGCGATGGTCGGATTCTGGCGGAAGGAGACATCGTCAGCGTCGATGTGGGGGTGTGTCTTGAGGGATATTATGGAGACGCGGCCTGCACTTATCCGGTTGGGACCATTGACGTGGGACGGAAAAAGCTGCTGCGGGTCACGGAGGAAGCTCTGAATTTGGCGCTTGCGGCTGTGAAAACGGGAAATACCGTGGGAGATGTGGGGTACGCGGTGGAGAGCTACGTTCTCGGGCAGGGGTTCGGAATCGTGCGGGATTACACCGGACACGGCGTCGGGAAAAAACTTCACGAAGCGCCTCAGGTTCCCAACTTCGGGAAACCGGGCAGGGGAGTGACCCTGCAGTGCGGCATGACCCTGGCCATTGAGCCCATGGTTATGGCCGGAAAAGAGCAAGTGGCGATCGGATCGGACGAGTGGGTTGTGGTTACTGCCGATGGTTCCGACGCGGCGCATTTTGAGAGGTCCATCGTCGTGACGGATGATGGCCCCGAGATTTTGACCCCGTGGATAAGCCGTCTGGATTGA